From Brevibacillus marinus, a single genomic window includes:
- a CDS encoding AsnC family transcriptional regulator, which yields MTTEVLDALDKEILDVIQKEIPFVPQPFQAMAEQLGTDEETVLTRLRKMKGDQVRQISAIFDTKALGYQSSLVAARIAPDRLDEVALKVFNQHPGITHNYKRNHDFNLWFTIAVPPNSRLGLEKTVEILGQLADVESIRILPTLKLFKIGVQLDVKKEAKADDKAAPTYTEEMRKAALQKQLSEQDIAVIRELQKDLPLVSRPFDEWAENLNMTTEELLAYAQKLVADNKMRRFSAVLNHRKAGFRANGMGVWNVPAEKAEEIGYKMGSFRAVSHCYLRPTYPDWKYNIFTMVHGRDKEECEAVLQAIEDETGITDRITLYSTKEYKKTRVSYFTPEIYEWEADVIERLNLEKAE from the coding sequence GTTCCCCAGCCGTTTCAGGCGATGGCCGAGCAGTTGGGGACGGACGAAGAGACGGTGTTGACCCGGCTGCGCAAGATGAAAGGGGATCAGGTCCGGCAGATTTCCGCCATTTTCGACACGAAGGCGCTCGGTTACCAATCGAGCCTGGTGGCGGCGCGGATTGCCCCCGATCGGCTGGATGAAGTGGCGCTGAAGGTGTTTAACCAGCATCCCGGCATCACCCACAACTACAAGCGCAACCACGACTTCAATCTCTGGTTCACGATCGCCGTGCCGCCCAACAGCCGGCTCGGACTGGAAAAAACGGTGGAGATTCTCGGACAGCTGGCGGACGTGGAGTCGATTCGCATCCTGCCGACGTTGAAGCTGTTCAAGATCGGCGTGCAGCTCGACGTGAAAAAAGAGGCGAAAGCGGACGATAAAGCGGCCCCCACCTATACCGAGGAGATGCGCAAGGCGGCGCTGCAAAAACAGCTGAGCGAGCAGGACATCGCCGTCATTCGCGAACTGCAGAAAGACCTGCCGCTCGTCTCCCGTCCCTTTGACGAATGGGCGGAGAATCTGAACATGACGACAGAAGAACTGCTGGCATACGCCCAAAAGCTGGTGGCGGACAACAAGATGCGGCGTTTTTCCGCAGTGTTGAACCACCGCAAGGCGGGGTTCCGCGCCAACGGCATGGGCGTCTGGAACGTCCCGGCAGAGAAGGCGGAAGAAATCGGCTACAAAATGGGTTCGTTCCGCGCTGTCAGCCACTGCTATCTGCGCCCCACCTATCCGGACTGGAAATACAACATCTTTACCATGGTGCACGGCCGGGACAAGGAAGAGTGTGAGGCGGTTCTGCAGGCCATCGAGGACGAGACGGGGATTACCGACCGGATTACCCTGTACTCGACCAAGGAGTACAAGAAAACCCGCGTCTCCTACTTTACCCCTGAGATTTATGAGTGGGAAGCAGATGTGATCGAGCGTCTCAACCTGGAAAAAGCGGAATAA